The Thermocrinis ruber genome has a window encoding:
- a CDS encoding dienelactone hydrolase family protein, with translation MGQRISFNVNGVEVSGYLAEPENMQKQAPLIMVFHEWWGLVKHIEDVCERFAREGFYAFAIDLYKGKTADNPEDAGKLMMDLMQNRLQEAENMVRASLEYFKKEDMGYVPRVGEFMFGATGYCCGGTCVWYFGSRIEDFKALVPYYGLYKLAEIDFSKIKAPVLAVHAGMDAFVPLSEVMEAIQKCNENKVNAQFLIYAGVDHAFFNDTRPEVYHEEYAKDVWLKTIEFFRTHLL, from the coding sequence ATGGGTCAAAGGATAAGTTTTAATGTGAATGGAGTGGAGGTTTCTGGCTATCTGGCGGAGCCTGAAAATATGCAAAAACAAGCACCCCTTATTATGGTCTTTCACGAGTGGTGGGGGCTTGTCAAACACATAGAAGATGTGTGCGAGCGCTTCGCCAGGGAGGGCTTTTACGCCTTCGCCATAGACCTCTACAAAGGAAAGACTGCGGACAACCCAGAGGATGCAGGGAAGCTGATGATGGACCTTATGCAAAACCGTCTGCAGGAAGCGGAGAACATGGTTAGGGCATCCCTCGAATACTTTAAAAAGGAAGACATGGGCTATGTGCCGAGGGTGGGCGAGTTTATGTTTGGTGCAACTGGATACTGTTGTGGTGGCACATGTGTTTGGTATTTTGGCTCAAGGATAGAGGACTTTAAAGCCCTTGTGCCATATTACGGTTTATACAAGCTTGCGGAGATTGACTTTTCAAAGATAAAAGCACCAGTCCTTGCGGTGCATGCGGGCATGGATGCTTTCGTACCCCTCTCCGAGGTGATGGAAGCCATCCAAAAGTGCAACGAAAACAAAGTAAATGCCCAGTTTTTGATCTATGCGGGTGTGGATCACGCCTTTTTCAACGACACAAGACCTGAGGTCTATCACGAAGAGTATGCCAAGGATGTGTGGCTGAAGACCATAGAGTTCTTTAGAACCCACCTGTTATGA
- the mnmE gene encoding tRNA uridine-5-carboxymethylaminomethyl(34) synthesis GTPase MnmE, with the protein MKQREPIVAIATPYGESAIGVVRLSGLGVLEKVLPFVELKGKLKPRYAHFVKVLDAEGNPIDEGIMIYYQSPKSYTGEDMVELFLHGNPLILKKVVELFLQNGVRLAERGEFTKRAFLNGKMDLLQAEAVGDLISAKSELALKSALRQLRGDLSQLIVPLREKILNLCAFVEASIEFEEQDIPTLSEEEIKSQLEEIKTKIEELLATVRTGEFLRKGVNLAIVGKPNVGKSSLFNKLLGTQRAIVTDIPGTTRDFLQEPLNLEGIPINLIDTAGIRHSEDPVEKIGIERSIQKLNTAHLILFVVQAHEPVEEEDLYIYSLVKDKNHIVVLNKADLGFWEGHRKLFPSFVLVSAKDGSGIEELKATILSNLGASVGEGLYISLRHADLLQKSLGVIKLILEKNLKELSPEILMLYLREVQLYLEELLGAITTEELLGEIFSNFCIGK; encoded by the coding sequence ATGAAGCAAAGGGAACCTATCGTAGCCATAGCTACACCCTATGGAGAAAGTGCCATTGGCGTTGTAAGACTCAGCGGTCTGGGTGTTTTGGAAAAGGTTTTGCCCTTTGTGGAGCTAAAAGGTAAGCTAAAGCCCAGGTATGCCCACTTCGTGAAGGTCCTTGACGCGGAGGGAAATCCTATAGACGAAGGCATAATGATCTATTACCAGTCTCCCAAAAGCTACACCGGTGAGGATATGGTGGAGTTGTTTTTGCACGGAAACCCTTTGATATTAAAAAAGGTGGTAGAGCTTTTTCTTCAGAACGGTGTAAGGCTTGCGGAGCGGGGTGAATTTACCAAAAGGGCCTTTTTGAACGGAAAGATGGACCTCCTTCAGGCGGAGGCGGTGGGAGACCTAATATCCGCCAAGTCTGAGCTTGCCCTAAAAAGTGCCCTAAGACAACTCAGAGGAGACCTATCCCAGCTCATTGTTCCCCTCAGGGAAAAAATCCTTAACCTCTGCGCCTTTGTGGAGGCAAGCATAGAGTTTGAGGAACAGGACATACCAACCCTGAGCGAGGAAGAAATAAAAAGCCAACTTGAGGAAATAAAAACCAAAATAGAGGAATTGCTTGCCACAGTCCGAACGGGGGAGTTTTTGAGAAAAGGCGTCAATCTGGCAATAGTGGGCAAGCCCAATGTAGGTAAATCCTCTCTCTTTAACAAATTGCTGGGCACCCAAAGGGCAATCGTCACGGACATTCCGGGCACCACGCGAGACTTTTTGCAGGAGCCTTTGAACTTGGAAGGCATCCCAATAAACCTCATAGATACCGCAGGCATTAGACATTCTGAGGATCCAGTGGAAAAAATTGGCATAGAAAGGAGCATACAAAAGCTAAACACCGCCCATCTTATACTCTTTGTGGTTCAGGCTCACGAGCCTGTTGAAGAGGAAGACCTGTACATCTACTCCCTTGTGAAGGATAAAAACCATATAGTGGTTCTAAACAAGGCAGACCTTGGCTTTTGGGAAGGGCACAGAAAGTTATTTCCGAGCTTTGTACTGGTCAGTGCCAAAGATGGAAGCGGTATAGAAGAGCTAAAGGCCACTATCCTTTCCAACTTGGGTGCGAGCGTGGGCGAAGGGCTTTATATTTCCCTGAGGCATGCAGACCTCTTGCAAAAATCCTTGGGTGTTATAAAATTAATACTGGAAAAAAACTTAAAAGAGTTGTCGCCCGAGATCCTAATGCTATACCTCAGAGAGGTTCAACTTTATTTAGAAGAGCTTTTAGGTGCTATTACAACGGAGGAGCTTTTGGGAGAGATATTTTCTAACTTTTGCATAGGCAAATAA
- a CDS encoding phosphoglucomutase/phosphomannomutase family protein — protein sequence MSIRFGTDGWRAVIGEQFTFENVRKVAYAHGLVLQEEGKKRVVVGYDRRFLSKEFAQEVCKVFLTLGLEAYLSEEECTTPMVSFGVKYLGFDGGVMITASHNPGKYNGYKIKESFGGSAREEFVKKVEELANRTQEVKVDNKKPELIDLKGPYIKKVQELINLELFEEEDLLVHDAMHGSSAGLFSEALLNTPLSVVGIRTKRDPLFGGHPPEPIEKYLGPLFDKVRALGARVGIANDGDGDRVALCDEKGNFVNTQLIYVLLLLHLLKNKGLKDGVVVKTVSTSYLVDRICRAEGVKLLEVPVGFKHINDVLFREKVIFGGEESGGYGIIHFLPERDGLFSGLSLLELLYTKGKSLSQIVEEVFETYGSAYYLRHDLHAEEEKKNKLKELIKNPPSQIGGFKVKEVITKDGLKLVFEGDGWLLLRASGTEPLIRVYVEMPTQEQAKEVLKSALEML from the coding sequence ATGTCAATAAGATTTGGCACCGATGGTTGGAGGGCGGTAATAGGAGAGCAGTTCACCTTTGAAAACGTAAGAAAAGTAGCCTACGCCCATGGGCTGGTGCTCCAAGAGGAGGGTAAAAAGAGGGTGGTGGTGGGCTACGACAGGAGGTTCTTAAGCAAAGAGTTTGCACAGGAGGTATGCAAGGTCTTTTTGACCCTTGGGCTTGAAGCTTATCTTTCGGAGGAAGAATGCACGACGCCCATGGTATCCTTTGGGGTAAAGTACCTGGGCTTTGACGGTGGTGTGATGATCACCGCCTCCCATAACCCGGGCAAGTACAACGGCTACAAGATAAAGGAATCCTTTGGAGGCTCTGCCAGGGAGGAATTTGTGAAAAAGGTAGAGGAGCTAGCCAACCGCACGCAGGAGGTAAAGGTAGACAACAAAAAGCCCGAGCTTATAGACCTGAAAGGTCCTTACATTAAAAAGGTCCAGGAACTTATAAACTTAGAGCTCTTTGAAGAGGAGGACCTTTTGGTGCACGATGCTATGCATGGCAGTTCAGCGGGACTCTTCTCGGAGGCACTCCTTAACACACCCTTAAGCGTGGTTGGCATAAGGACAAAAAGGGACCCCCTCTTTGGTGGGCATCCACCAGAGCCCATAGAGAAGTACCTTGGACCGCTCTTTGATAAGGTGCGTGCCTTGGGGGCAAGGGTGGGCATAGCCAACGACGGCGACGGAGACCGCGTAGCCCTCTGCGATGAAAAGGGAAATTTTGTGAACACCCAACTCATATATGTCCTTCTTTTGCTACACCTTTTAAAGAACAAAGGCTTAAAGGACGGCGTGGTGGTAAAGACCGTCTCCACCAGCTATTTGGTGGATCGGATATGCAGGGCGGAGGGTGTTAAGCTTTTGGAGGTGCCAGTGGGCTTCAAGCACATAAACGATGTTCTCTTTAGGGAAAAGGTCATCTTTGGTGGCGAAGAGAGCGGAGGATATGGAATAATACACTTTTTGCCTGAAAGGGATGGGCTCTTTTCTGGGCTCAGCCTTTTGGAGCTCCTATATACCAAGGGAAAGAGCCTTTCCCAAATAGTGGAGGAGGTCTTTGAAACTTATGGCAGTGCCTACTACCTACGGCATGACCTTCATGCGGAGGAAGAGAAAAAGAACAAGCTAAAGGAACTTATAAAAAATCCTCCCTCTCAGATTGGTGGGTTCAAAGTTAAGGAGGTCATAACAAAGGATGGGCTAAAGCTCGTCTTTGAGGGAGATGGATGGCTCCTCTTGAGGGCTTCTGGCACTGAGCCTTTGATCAGGGTCTATGTGGAAATGCCCACCCAAGAGCAAGCAAAGGAAGTTCTAAAATCCGCCCTTGAGATGTTATAA
- a CDS encoding carbon starvation CstA family protein — protein sequence MGSWSSWLFTPSLSSCWQFLLAVLALVVVKATAMSPWSAFTSFATIPIAMLMGLYMWKIRPGAVLQATAIGISLLMLSLVLGRFVATHPTLSKLFTFSEVQIAFGLMIYGFFASALPVWLLLAPRDYLSTFMKLGTVIIIGLGVFIANPEVKMPALTQYAQTGIGPVWQGSLFPFLMITIACGAVSGFHALISSGTSPKLLDKESHVRLVGYGSMLGESFVAIMALISAVSMEPGLYFAINSPASIIGKTEETAAQIISSWGFNISAEELKRIAQLIEEPTILSKVGGAPAFAIGIALIFARITGEALLSFWYHFAILFEVVFILTTIDSGTRVGRYILQDLLGGVIKSFRDYSNPWANMTASFITVALWGYFLYAGVIDPYGGIRSLWPLFGISNQLLATTALTLAVLYLAKNRKFKYLWVAGFPALLMAINTISAGILKVFHPDPRIGFLAHANFISQNVAMGELPAGINSFEIAQRVIMNDYTNAFLGTLYVALVSLVILLTLKEVISSWQKS from the coding sequence GTGGGTTCGTGGTCCTCTTGGTTATTTACTCCATCCTTATCATCTTGCTGGCAGTTCTTGCTGGCAGTTCTTGCTTTGGTGGTGGTCAAGGCTACCGCCATGAGCCCATGGTCTGCTTTTACCTCCTTTGCCACCATTCCCATAGCCATGCTCATGGGACTATACATGTGGAAGATCAGACCGGGGGCGGTCCTACAGGCAACTGCTATAGGCATTTCCCTCTTGATGCTCTCTCTGGTGCTGGGTAGGTTTGTGGCAACCCATCCAACCTTAAGCAAACTGTTTACCTTCTCGGAGGTTCAAATAGCCTTTGGTTTGATGATCTATGGCTTTTTTGCCTCCGCTTTGCCCGTATGGCTCTTGCTGGCACCGAGGGATTACCTAAGCACCTTTATGAAACTGGGCACTGTAATCATCATAGGATTGGGCGTTTTTATAGCCAATCCAGAGGTCAAAATGCCCGCCCTAACTCAGTATGCACAAACAGGCATAGGTCCCGTTTGGCAGGGTTCTCTTTTTCCCTTTTTGATGATCACCATAGCCTGCGGTGCGGTCTCGGGCTTTCATGCCTTGATATCCTCCGGAACCTCACCAAAGCTTTTAGACAAAGAAAGCCACGTTAGGCTGGTGGGTTATGGTTCAATGCTGGGCGAATCCTTTGTGGCAATAATGGCACTCATCTCGGCGGTTTCTATGGAACCGGGGCTATACTTTGCCATAAACAGCCCCGCAAGCATTATAGGAAAGACAGAAGAGACCGCCGCCCAGATTATCTCCTCCTGGGGCTTTAACATATCCGCGGAGGAGCTAAAGAGGATAGCGCAGTTAATAGAAGAACCAACCATCCTCTCAAAGGTTGGTGGCGCTCCCGCCTTTGCCATAGGCATAGCTCTTATCTTTGCCCGCATAACAGGAGAAGCCCTCCTCTCCTTCTGGTATCACTTTGCCATACTCTTTGAAGTGGTCTTTATTCTTACCACCATAGACAGTGGCACAAGGGTGGGAAGATACATCCTTCAGGACCTTTTGGGTGGAGTTATCAAAAGCTTTAGGGATTACTCCAACCCCTGGGCAAACATGACCGCCAGCTTTATAACCGTAGCCCTCTGGGGCTATTTTCTGTATGCGGGTGTAATCGACCCATACGGTGGTATAAGGAGCCTCTGGCCCCTCTTTGGCATATCCAACCAGCTTTTGGCTACTACTGCCTTGACCCTTGCGGTTCTATATCTTGCAAAAAACCGTAAGTTTAAATACCTATGGGTGGCAGGTTTCCCAGCCCTTCTGATGGCAATAAACACCATAAGTGCGGGCATCCTCAAGGTATTCCACCCAGACCCACGCATAGGCTTTTTAGCCCACGCAAACTTTATATCCCAAAATGTTGCCATGGGAGAACTGCCAGCGGGCATAAACTCCTTTGAGATAGCCCAGAGGGTCATAATGAACGACTACACCAACGCCTTCCTTGGTACCCTGTATGTAGCTTTGGTCTCTTTGGTAATACTGCTTACCCTTAAGGAAGTTATAAGCTCATGGCAAAAAAGTTAG